The proteins below come from a single Calonectris borealis chromosome 33, bCalBor7.hap1.2, whole genome shotgun sequence genomic window:
- the RNF5 gene encoding E3 ubiquitin-protein ligase RNF5 encodes MPGCGARLPAPTGVGCPPVGLGSLCCGAALWVPQWLLTQPRCAVCGAAISRDTVVPLYGRDSARRDPRLETPPRPRGQRPEPESQGVPPTGSTSGFHVAFGFGAFPFAFFSTTPQPPTAGAGDAGDPPPGSLDSIFLFIAAAFFLWLLSV; translated from the exons ATGCCGGGGTGCGGGGCACGGCTGCCCGCACCCACAGGCGTGGGGTGCCcccctgtggggctggggtccctgtGCTGTGGGGCAGCGCTGTGGGTCCCGCAGTGGCTGCTGACACAGCCCCGCTGCGCCGTCTGTGGGGCTGCGATCAGCCGCGACACCGTCGTGCCCCTCTACGGGCGGGACAGtgcccgccgggacccccg GCTGGagacccccccccgaccccgggGGCAGCGCCCGGAGCCCGAGAGCCAGGGG gtgccccccaccGGCTCCACCAGCGGCTTCCACGTGGCCTTTGGCTTCGGGGCGTTTCCCTTCGCCTTCTTCAGtaccaccccgcagccccccactgCCGGCGCAG gggacgctggggacccccccccgggctcGCTGGACTCCATCTTCCTCTTCATCGCTGCTGCCTTCTTCCTCTGGCTGCTCAGTGTCTGA